A single genomic interval of Candidatus Thermodiscus eudorianus harbors:
- a CDS encoding polymer-forming cytoskeletal protein, with translation MSEIKAAGSIRLKGPIEFNNLDIGGSLKVEGDLTVNGEFRSGGSVVVDGNLRVNKMKSGGSVKISGTLIANELAAGGSISMATGVVRELDVGGSLTADTTYADRARISGTFKGVLIARSVVVEKKSKIKGRVIAGRLLLKKKTEVDEAYAVELEAEREAEVGKLACVKCLLGRGVWVGLLLYKESYEADKAEIDRVEKVGEIPELERLRELEEELSKIGFK, from the coding sequence TTGAGCGAGATAAAAGCCGCAGGCTCCATAAGGCTGAAGGGCCCCATAGAATTCAACAACCTAGACATCGGGGGGTCCCTTAAGGTCGAGGGAGACCTAACTGTAAACGGCGAGTTCCGCTCCGGGGGCTCGGTTGTAGTCGACGGCAACCTGAGGGTCAACAAGATGAAATCCGGGGGCTCTGTAAAGATCTCGGGAACCCTCATAGCGAACGAGCTCGCGGCAGGCGGTAGCATAAGCATGGCCACGGGCGTGGTTAGGGAGCTAGACGTTGGAGGGTCCCTCACGGCCGACACGACATACGCCGACAGGGCCAGGATAAGCGGAACCTTCAAGGGGGTCCTGATAGCCAGGAGCGTGGTCGTGGAGAAGAAGTCGAAGATCAAGGGCAGGGTGATCGCGGGTAGGCTCCTCCTAAAGAAGAAGACCGAGGTCGACGAGGCCTATGCTGTAGAGCTAGAAGCAGAGAGGGAGGCTGAAGTAGGCAAGCTAGCCTGTGTCAAATGCCTCCTGGGCAGGGGGGTCTGGGTGGGCCTGCTGCTCTACAAGGAGTCCTACGAGGCTGACAAGGCCGAGATAGACCGGGTGGAGAAGGTCGGAGAGATACCGGAGCTCGAAAGGCTAAGGGAGCTGGAGGAGGAGCTCTCCAAGATAGGATTCAAATAA
- a CDS encoding dual specificity protein phosphatase family protein encodes MCYGGHAYSLIEEGLYAGEGCIEPPQVDAVICLASDCRVKVNGVAEFCFEVEDFGVEPINNFANALRKLLELRARGLRVYVHCYAGCGRSGTLVAAYLILARGLSAEEAIAYYRLRRGCGPQSWEQRELLYALDMLSRKVGRERAIEYLLESRDFGDFLARARKAMVG; translated from the coding sequence TTGTGCTATGGAGGCCATGCGTACTCGCTGATAGAGGAGGGCCTCTATGCTGGCGAGGGGTGTATCGAGCCGCCCCAGGTCGACGCGGTGATCTGTCTGGCAAGCGATTGCCGGGTCAAGGTTAATGGCGTTGCCGAGTTCTGTTTCGAGGTAGAGGATTTCGGTGTCGAACCGATCAACAACTTCGCCAACGCGCTCCGCAAACTCTTAGAACTCCGGGCGCGGGGGTTAAGGGTCTATGTGCACTGCTACGCCGGATGCGGTAGGAGCGGGACCCTCGTGGCAGCGTACCTCATCCTGGCCCGAGGGCTCTCGGCGGAGGAGGCTATAGCATACTATAGGCTGAGGAGGGGTTGCGGGCCGCAGAGCTGGGAGCAGCGAGAGCTGCTCTATGCCCTAGACATGTTGTCCAGGAAGGTGGGGAGGGAGAGGGCCATCGAATACTTGTTGGAGTCTAGGGACTTCGGTGACTTCCTAGCTAGGGCCAGGAAGGCTATGGTGGGGTGA
- the upp gene encoding uracil phosphoribosyltransferase: MKLVVVSERVPLARWILLHLRSKETGTREFREWMRRAGALLAAHISSELEWVEKRVTTPLEAEAVELEPRNPPLLVGVLGASLPLLEGFETLYPGAPIGLVAARRVEEGGSVDIRVYYERLPSRHEGPVVIIDPMLATGYTVGAIVDLLRERGMGPLIVAAVIASKPGITYLESLGGVTAVYTLALDPLLDSRFFIVPGLGDAGDRSLGVTPP; the protein is encoded by the coding sequence ATGAAGCTAGTCGTAGTGAGTGAGAGGGTCCCTCTAGCCCGCTGGATACTCCTACACCTTAGATCCAAGGAGACCGGGACCAGGGAGTTCAGAGAGTGGATGAGGAGGGCCGGCGCACTCCTAGCAGCCCATATAAGCAGCGAGCTGGAGTGGGTCGAGAAACGCGTCACGACGCCGCTGGAGGCAGAGGCGGTCGAGCTCGAACCTAGGAACCCCCCGCTCCTAGTGGGTGTTCTGGGCGCCTCGCTACCCCTCCTAGAAGGCTTCGAAACCCTCTACCCCGGCGCGCCGATAGGACTAGTGGCCGCTAGGCGGGTCGAGGAGGGCGGGAGCGTGGATATCAGGGTCTACTATGAGAGGTTGCCGAGCCGCCACGAGGGACCCGTAGTCATAATAGACCCGATGCTCGCGACAGGCTACACGGTTGGAGCCATCGTAGACCTGCTCCGGGAGAGGGGCATGGGCCCCCTAATAGTTGCAGCGGTCATAGCATCTAAGCCCGGCATAACCTACCTAGAGTCCCTGGGAGGGGTCACCGCCGTCTACACTCTGGCCCTAGACCCGCTACTAGACTCAAGGTTCTTCATCGTACCTGGACTCGGCGACGCGGGTGACAGGAGCCTGGGCGTCACCCCACCATAG
- a CDS encoding tRNA pseudouridine(54/55) synthase Pus10 yields MEGEDREQGSVPGKALRVLERYPLCDRCLGRLFAGLGYGWSNRDRGEALKKTIVMMLHERIRLGLPGSMERFKEIAPNIGGHAGPLYEKLYGERLEPRKCYICGGLLDRVIEESSAKGKSLLKAYDVTRYVVGVKVDRPIEERERRLREEFQLPFGESIRAEIRREVGKRIMDEEMKPDFAEPEATLLVHYPSGSLDLQVNSLLLRVRYWKKARFISQAYWPSPEGPRYFSVEQAAWGLLRLTGAERLVLHASGREDVDARMLGSGRPAVIELKVPRRRRFTLADLEEWANREARGLVEFRVYGYADRRMIRYYKEEHSRTRKIYKALIAVEKEVSGEELRGLEEFFRNRVVLQRTPRRVLHRRPDVLRKRTVYSVKCTSIARGVIECLVSSEGGLYVKELVSGDEGRTRPSFSEYLGARSECVELDVLYVEH; encoded by the coding sequence TTGGAGGGCGAGGATCGAGAGCAGGGAAGCGTGCCAGGCAAGGCGTTGAGGGTGCTGGAGAGGTATCCGCTCTGCGACCGGTGCCTGGGGAGGCTGTTCGCGGGCCTGGGCTATGGGTGGAGTAACAGGGACAGGGGTGAGGCCCTCAAGAAGACCATTGTCATGATGCTCCATGAGAGGATAAGACTGGGCCTCCCCGGCTCCATGGAGAGGTTCAAGGAGATAGCCCCGAACATAGGAGGGCATGCAGGGCCGCTCTACGAGAAGCTCTACGGGGAGCGTCTTGAGCCGAGGAAGTGCTACATTTGCGGGGGCTTGCTCGATAGGGTAATCGAGGAATCCTCTGCCAAGGGCAAGTCGCTCCTCAAAGCCTATGACGTCACTCGCTACGTCGTCGGCGTCAAGGTCGATCGCCCCATAGAGGAGAGGGAGAGGAGGCTGAGGGAGGAGTTCCAGCTCCCCTTCGGCGAGAGCATAAGGGCCGAGATACGCAGGGAGGTCGGGAAGCGTATAATGGATGAGGAGATGAAGCCGGACTTCGCCGAGCCCGAGGCAACGCTCCTAGTCCACTACCCCTCCGGGAGCCTGGACTTGCAAGTGAACAGCCTACTCTTAAGGGTCAGGTATTGGAAGAAGGCCCGCTTCATAAGCCAGGCCTACTGGCCCAGCCCCGAGGGACCCCGCTATTTCAGCGTGGAGCAGGCCGCCTGGGGCTTGCTCAGGCTGACTGGCGCCGAGAGGCTGGTCCTCCACGCTAGTGGGAGGGAGGACGTTGACGCCCGCATGCTGGGTTCCGGGAGGCCCGCGGTCATAGAGTTGAAGGTCCCTAGGCGTAGGAGGTTCACCCTCGCAGACCTGGAGGAGTGGGCTAACAGGGAGGCCCGGGGGCTGGTGGAGTTCAGGGTTTATGGATACGCCGATCGTAGAATGATACGGTACTACAAGGAGGAGCACTCTAGGACCAGGAAGATATACAAGGCGCTTATAGCGGTTGAGAAGGAGGTCAGCGGCGAAGAACTCAGGGGGTTGGAAGAATTCTTCCGCAATAGGGTGGTCCTACAGAGGACTCCGCGCCGCGTGCTCCACAGGAGGCCAGACGTCCTCCGCAAGAGGACAGTCTACAGCGTCAAATGCACCAGTATAGCCAGGGGCGTGATCGAGTGCCTTGTTTCGAGCGAGGGGGGACTCTATGTGAAGGAGCTGGTTTCGGGCGACGAGGGGAGAACAAGGCCTAGCTTCTCCGAATACCTAGGGGCTAGGTCCGAGTGCGTTGAACTCGACGTGCTATACGTGGAGCACTAG
- a CDS encoding 50S ribosomal protein L21e has protein sequence MVKPPRGYRQRTRKLLRKKVREKGAVPKLSVLLHPYKVGDKVAIKIDPSFHYAMPHRRFHGLTGTIVGRRGRAYEVEVYLGRKKKLLIVTPEHIRPLKA, from the coding sequence ATGGTTAAGCCGCCGAGGGGCTATAGGCAGCGGACTAGGAAGCTGTTGCGCAAGAAGGTTAGGGAGAAGGGTGCGGTACCCAAGCTGAGCGTGTTGCTTCACCCCTACAAGGTGGGCGACAAGGTGGCCATAAAGATCGATCCCTCCTTCCACTACGCGATGCCCCACAGGAGGTTCCACGGGCTGACTGGGACCATTGTCGGCAGGAGGGGTAGGGCCTACGAGGTCGAGGTGTACCTGGGCAGGAAGAAGAAGCTCCTCATAGTCACACCCGAGCACATAAGGCCTCTAAAGGCCTAG
- a CDS encoding RNA polymerase Rpb4 family protein, with product MERRIVKEKYVTYSEARRLLEDRVREKEFGVIITVDKTLGYLRVFGDKDPDKARGAVEKLVGLGLDEDVAVNIVNICPSDPGEVRSILSMKKEFVYDESLIEGILEAIREYCESSYPEE from the coding sequence TTGGAGCGTAGGATAGTGAAGGAGAAGTATGTAACCTACTCTGAGGCCCGTAGGCTCCTTGAGGATAGGGTGCGCGAGAAGGAGTTCGGAGTTATAATAACCGTTGACAAGACGCTCGGCTACCTCCGGGTCTTCGGAGACAAGGATCCCGATAAGGCGCGTGGTGCTGTGGAGAAGCTCGTTGGGCTTGGCCTCGACGAGGATGTCGCGGTCAACATTGTAAACATATGTCCTTCAGACCCTGGGGAGGTTAGGAGTATCCTCTCCATGAAGAAGGAGTTCGTCTACGATGAGAGCCTAATAGAGGGCATCCTAGAGGCTATCAGGGAGTACTGCGAGTCCTCTTACCCCGAGGAATAG
- a CDS encoding DUF655 domain-containing protein — MTRQFRDPRRQARPEPHPAELEKTAIVLDYMPSGYYADPHREHREVPIAQAVGIRRFTLVDGIPLEEVDLMETVTLAREVPRTVVIPPGPRSSRPRRVTALLACLPGADKRIYCLPLQYKDRELVDILRMDLEAADPRIIVLDRLEALKSVASERGLPEKILVVPRKPLRFEDLSDLAKRNLEEAIARIIELREKDFVEFFNIAQPINIRLHSLALLKGVGKRTLLNFLKIRGQKRFKSFSEVKKALKTDPIEALRDKILEEIRGEAKYYLFIKPEKPDAPFLDYLDRIEKTRSRR; from the coding sequence ATGACGAGGCAGTTCCGAGATCCGCGGAGGCAGGCTAGGCCGGAACCCCATCCGGCTGAGCTGGAGAAGACAGCGATAGTCCTAGACTACATGCCCTCCGGCTACTATGCAGACCCGCACAGGGAACACAGGGAGGTTCCCATAGCCCAGGCAGTGGGGATCCGGAGGTTCACGCTTGTAGACGGGATCCCGCTTGAGGAAGTCGACCTGATGGAAACGGTCACCCTCGCCCGAGAGGTTCCCAGGACGGTAGTGATACCCCCGGGCCCACGATCCTCAAGGCCTAGGCGCGTCACAGCCCTTCTAGCGTGCCTGCCGGGAGCAGACAAGCGCATCTACTGCCTCCCACTACAGTATAAGGACAGGGAGCTAGTCGATATACTGCGGATGGACCTGGAGGCCGCCGACCCCAGGATAATAGTCCTGGACAGACTCGAAGCCCTCAAGAGCGTTGCTTCGGAGAGGGGGCTTCCCGAGAAGATACTGGTGGTCCCCAGGAAGCCCCTGAGGTTCGAGGACCTATCAGACCTGGCCAAGCGCAACCTGGAGGAAGCTATAGCCAGGATCATCGAACTGCGCGAGAAGGACTTCGTGGAGTTCTTCAACATAGCACAACCGATCAATATAAGGCTACACAGCCTAGCTCTACTCAAGGGAGTAGGTAAGAGGACCCTCCTAAACTTCCTCAAGATAAGGGGGCAGAAGAGGTTCAAGAGCTTCAGCGAAGTCAAGAAGGCCTTGAAAACCGATCCTATCGAGGCCCTCAGGGACAAGATACTGGAGGAGATACGCGGCGAGGCCAAATACTACCTCTTCATCAAGCCGGAGAAGCCGGACGCCCCATTCCTAGACTACCTAGACAGGATCGAGAAGACAAGGTCTAGGAGATGA
- a CDS encoding rRNA adenine N(6)-methyltransferase family protein, producing MRVPPLPREPRNLLSWLRSVLRLHGKRPLQRLGQVFLVHPDGVKLFASAAGEHLEPPILEVGVGTGHLAYYVAGRVGWVVGVEIDHALLKIAGEVLHGSNVYLVHGDGVECAEGFRVSGVYSNTPYNISSRLIASGARNNSVKALVLGLQLEVAQRVLAEPGSREYGRLTLLAKRYFSVKELGRLPRSWYYPRPEVHGSLVLFQRIRPWTVGDECYERLTACLFTGRNKLADKMASKCLGVERSVLTRIAGKRVRDLTVEDVEWLLEKAGGCTKHH from the coding sequence ATGAGGGTCCCTCCACTCCCACGAGAACCGCGGAACCTGCTATCCTGGCTGAGGAGCGTGCTCCGCCTCCATGGCAAGAGGCCCCTCCAAAGGCTGGGCCAGGTCTTCCTCGTGCACCCCGATGGCGTGAAGCTCTTCGCCTCGGCGGCTGGAGAACACCTGGAGCCCCCGATACTAGAGGTGGGTGTCGGCACGGGCCACCTAGCCTACTATGTCGCCGGCAGGGTGGGCTGGGTTGTCGGCGTCGAAATAGACCACGCTTTGCTCAAGATCGCAGGGGAGGTGTTGCATGGTTCAAACGTCTACCTGGTCCACGGCGACGGCGTGGAGTGCGCTGAGGGCTTCCGCGTCAGCGGTGTCTACTCCAACACGCCCTACAATATATCCTCGCGCCTAATCGCCAGTGGCGCCAGGAACAACTCGGTCAAAGCCCTTGTCCTGGGTTTACAGCTTGAGGTTGCCCAGAGGGTCCTAGCGGAGCCGGGCTCCAGGGAGTATGGCCGATTGACCCTGCTCGCGAAAAGATACTTCAGTGTAAAGGAGCTCGGCAGGCTCCCGCGCTCATGGTACTACCCGCGGCCGGAGGTCCACGGGTCCCTCGTACTCTTCCAGAGGATCAGGCCCTGGACGGTTGGCGACGAGTGTTATGAGAGGTTGACGGCCTGTCTTTTCACCGGGAGAAACAAGCTGGCGGACAAGATGGCCTCCAAGTGCCTCGGCGTCGAGAGAAGCGTCTTAACCAGGATAGCTGGCAAGCGTGTACGTGACTTGACTGTGGAGGACGTAGAATGGCTGCTGGAGAAGGCTGGAGGCTGTACGAAACACCACTAG
- a CDS encoding class I SAM-dependent methyltransferase, whose translation MAAGEGWRLYETPLGELRVYAHPCVYEPSDDTLLAIEALARLPGVKTDVTTAVDMGTGTGVLALAITRIYPEAFVVATDINPHALQAANKTLQASKATVVACRWASCLRPRFDLAVVNPPYLPVEDQLDQCPELSKSWSGSPGTLEEACREATRVAGALVLVYSSLSQWTPHECLREAGFEVVYEVGESFFMEKLYAVIAVRGSGLGQASTSTRRR comes from the coding sequence ATGGCTGCTGGAGAAGGCTGGAGGCTGTACGAAACACCACTAGGCGAGTTAAGAGTCTACGCTCATCCCTGCGTTTACGAGCCCTCCGACGACACGCTCCTCGCCATAGAAGCCCTGGCACGCCTACCCGGAGTCAAGACCGATGTCACGACGGCTGTAGACATGGGCACGGGTACAGGGGTACTCGCACTAGCCATAACCAGGATATACCCGGAAGCCTTCGTCGTAGCGACAGATATAAACCCACACGCCCTCCAAGCCGCTAACAAGACCCTCCAGGCCTCCAAGGCCACTGTAGTCGCTTGTAGATGGGCCTCATGCCTCAGACCCCGGTTCGACCTGGCAGTCGTTAACCCCCCCTACCTCCCGGTGGAGGACCAGCTGGACCAGTGTCCAGAGCTGTCCAAGTCGTGGAGCGGCTCGCCGGGCACCTTGGAGGAGGCATGTAGAGAGGCTACTAGAGTAGCGGGAGCCCTGGTTCTCGTGTATTCGAGCCTCTCCCAGTGGACTCCCCACGAATGCCTTAGGGAGGCTGGCTTCGAGGTAGTGTACGAGGTCGGGGAGTCTTTCTTTATGGAAAAACTCTACGCGGTGATAGCGGTTAGAGGGAGTGGGCTTGGACAGGCTTCGACTAGTACTCGTCGGCGTTGA
- a CDS encoding rRNA methyltransferase: MDRLRLVLVGVEGAINLGLIARLCENFDVDELVLVSPKASLEEAREYAVRASHRLDSALIVDSLEEALEGVALSICTSARSSSTDALRTPVNPEEAVGIAGGVEGTVALVMGRESVGLTRAELSMCDLLATIPSSSRYPALNLANATAILLYEFYKARGRRVEWRGDTRYIRLVEAYARALADLLVSDEKRREEIVVALRRMAARNLMHGKDVRLLLYLLSRACAFIEGCKVEVSNQM, from the coding sequence TTGGACAGGCTTCGACTAGTACTCGTCGGCGTTGAGGGCGCCATCAACCTAGGGCTAATAGCTAGGCTCTGCGAGAACTTCGACGTCGATGAACTAGTCCTGGTCTCTCCTAAGGCGAGCCTAGAGGAGGCCCGGGAATACGCTGTGAGGGCCAGCCACAGGCTGGACTCGGCCCTCATAGTCGACAGCCTGGAAGAGGCCCTCGAAGGCGTTGCACTATCGATATGCACGTCGGCCAGGTCCTCCTCGACCGACGCTCTTAGGACTCCCGTGAACCCGGAGGAGGCGGTTGGAATCGCGGGGGGAGTAGAGGGGACTGTAGCCCTGGTCATGGGCCGGGAGAGCGTGGGGCTCACCCGGGCAGAACTCTCCATGTGCGATCTACTAGCGACTATACCGTCGAGCTCCAGATACCCTGCCCTCAACCTAGCCAACGCCACGGCGATACTCCTCTACGAATTCTATAAGGCCCGGGGTAGGCGTGTCGAGTGGAGGGGGGATACCCGTTATATCAGGCTTGTCGAGGCCTATGCAAGGGCGCTTGCAGACCTACTGGTGAGCGACGAGAAGAGGAGGGAGGAGATCGTAGTGGCTCTCAGGAGGATGGCCGCGAGGAACCTCATGCATGGGAAGGACGTCCGCCTACTCCTCTACCTATTATCGAGGGCGTGCGCGTTTATCGAGGGGTGCAAGGTTGAGGTATCTAATCAAATGTAA
- a CDS encoding THUMP domain-containing protein, which yields MRYLIKCNPGLEDVSRLEVLEELPGASIVEERSGRGRLIIEYGGPLHPFYSMRSIHSASILLYEGRVDYSRESLSLIEAYTVQSGVHRYIPYGGSFAVRAERIGEGHEYTSMDVARVVGRAVQESYRGEYGVTPEVRLEAPAVSVMAEVDDTVFRIGVYLVGERSGHRRGYRVYDHPAALKPTLAYALLRLSGARDSSVIVDPMCGGGTVAIEAALLYEDARILCIDRNRRHIEGAMRNALAARVYDRIEFMVGDARRLPELVGYDSIDYAASNPPYGIRLGDPYSVRRLYSDFIPALYDSMKSGGRASLVTTESSHVLSVGRRAGFRLAHIRKVRHGDLWVSLIVLEK from the coding sequence TTGAGGTATCTAATCAAATGTAATCCCGGCCTGGAGGACGTTAGTAGGCTAGAGGTGCTCGAAGAGCTCCCGGGCGCCTCCATAGTGGAGGAGAGGAGCGGGCGAGGCAGGCTGATAATAGAGTATGGGGGACCCCTGCACCCCTTCTATAGCATGAGGAGTATCCACTCCGCCTCGATCCTGCTCTACGAGGGGAGGGTCGATTATTCCAGGGAGAGCCTCAGCCTGATAGAAGCGTATACGGTGCAGTCAGGGGTCCACAGGTACATACCCTACGGCGGTAGCTTTGCTGTGAGGGCTGAGAGGATTGGCGAGGGCCACGAGTACACTAGCATGGACGTCGCAAGGGTCGTCGGGAGGGCAGTCCAGGAAAGCTACAGGGGGGAGTATGGTGTGACACCCGAGGTGAGGTTGGAGGCGCCAGCGGTCTCGGTGATGGCCGAGGTCGACGACACGGTGTTCAGGATAGGCGTATACCTGGTCGGCGAGAGGAGTGGGCACAGGAGGGGATATCGTGTGTACGACCACCCGGCGGCGCTGAAGCCTACGCTAGCATACGCCCTCCTACGCCTATCTGGGGCGCGGGACTCGTCGGTGATAGTTGATCCGATGTGCGGCGGTGGCACCGTCGCTATAGAGGCCGCCCTGCTCTACGAGGACGCGCGCATACTATGCATTGATAGGAATAGGCGGCATATAGAGGGTGCTATGAGAAACGCCCTGGCGGCGAGAGTCTATGATAGGATCGAGTTCATGGTTGGGGATGCAAGACGGTTGCCCGAGCTGGTCGGCTACGACTCGATCGACTATGCGGCCTCCAATCCGCCATATGGGATTCGCCTGGGCGATCCCTACTCGGTTAGGAGGCTCTACTCTGATTTCATACCAGCGCTCTACGACTCCATGAAGAGTGGGGGGAGGGCTTCCCTTGTAACCACAGAGTCCAGTCATGTCCTGAGCGTTGGGCGCAGGGCCGGGTTCAGGCTGGCTCACATACGTAAGGTCCGTCACGGGGATCTCTGGGTTTCCCTGATAGTCCTGGAGAAGTAA
- a CDS encoding 50S ribosomal protein L16, which produces MPLRPARCYTHFSGPPYTRREYIHGVPQPKITKFEMGNREMMDNAEVKGELVAVEAGQIRHNALEAARIAVNKYLASSVGDVNFYFRIRVYPHHVLRENKMMAFAGADRLQDGMRQAFGKPIGTAARVYPGHVILEVWGREKDVEHIKEALRRGGDKFPIPTRIRIRKLAQAR; this is translated from the coding sequence ATGCCGCTGAGACCAGCTAGGTGCTACACGCACTTCAGTGGACCACCCTATACCAGGAGAGAGTATATACACGGGGTCCCGCAGCCTAAGATAACCAAGTTCGAGATGGGCAATAGGGAGATGATGGATAACGCCGAGGTCAAGGGAGAGCTTGTCGCGGTAGAGGCGGGCCAGATCAGGCATAACGCCCTCGAAGCCGCTAGGATCGCCGTAAACAAGTACCTGGCCTCCTCGGTGGGCGATGTCAACTTCTACTTCAGGATAAGGGTCTATCCCCACCACGTGCTGAGGGAGAACAAGATGATGGCCTTCGCCGGCGCCGATAGACTCCAAGACGGTATGAGGCAGGCATTCGGGAAACCGATAGGAACTGCGGCCCGCGTGTATCCAGGCCACGTGATACTGGAGGTCTGGGGCAGGGAGAAGGACGTGGAGCATATAAAGGAGGCCCTGAGGAGGGGCGGGGACAAGTTCCCCATACCCACTAGGATTAGGATAAGGAAGCTCGCGCAGGCCAGGTAG
- the dph2 gene encoding diphthamide biosynthesis enzyme Dph2 yields MSSSCPIPYHIDFSPLEELNELKGSKVVLQLPDGLKQYADCISRSISESTGAEVYIDADSSFGSCDLHWPRLAHILGADVVIHIGHTPYPGELASSNVEPPRGRPRIVYLAAKSKLEITRGMIEESIQLLKGRGAKRLVLTATSQHTHLLESLASSLEEHGFEAAIPPPIPPYFEPGQVIGCDYRLARSYAGDAYIIVSGGVFHALGLYLSTLKPVIQLDPYRGEALDRTPEFERVYAVRLYKVSKAMDAETWGIIVGSKTGQYRPWLVESLIRLIKESGRSYLLYVSEMLNDYVLRNIDTPSIEAWVVTSCPRLPIDDFHSYEKPVLTPGEARMALQGRLEPYIFPW; encoded by the coding sequence TTGTCCAGCTCCTGCCCCATACCATACCATATAGATTTCTCGCCGCTGGAGGAGCTCAATGAGCTTAAGGGGTCTAAGGTAGTCCTACAACTCCCCGACGGGCTGAAGCAATACGCCGACTGCATATCACGTTCCATATCAGAGTCCACCGGGGCCGAAGTATACATAGACGCTGACAGCTCCTTCGGTTCATGCGACCTCCACTGGCCCCGGCTCGCCCACATACTAGGGGCCGACGTGGTAATCCACATAGGACATACACCGTACCCGGGCGAGCTAGCGAGCAGCAATGTGGAGCCCCCCAGGGGCAGGCCTAGGATAGTCTACCTGGCAGCCAAGAGCAAGTTAGAGATCACCCGGGGCATGATCGAGGAAAGCATACAGCTCCTCAAAGGACGCGGAGCCAAGCGCCTAGTCCTAACCGCCACCAGCCAACACACCCATCTACTCGAAAGCCTGGCGTCATCGCTGGAGGAGCATGGTTTCGAGGCAGCCATCCCACCGCCTATACCACCGTACTTCGAGCCGGGCCAAGTGATCGGGTGCGATTACAGGCTAGCGAGGAGCTACGCAGGCGACGCATACATCATTGTCTCGGGGGGCGTCTTCCACGCCCTAGGCCTCTACCTCTCAACTCTCAAGCCGGTCATACAACTGGACCCCTACCGTGGCGAGGCCCTCGACAGAACCCCCGAGTTCGAGCGGGTCTACGCGGTGAGGCTCTATAAAGTGTCTAAGGCTATGGACGCGGAGACCTGGGGTATCATAGTCGGCTCCAAGACCGGCCAATACAGGCCCTGGCTGGTGGAGAGCCTGATACGCCTCATAAAGGAGTCTGGGAGGAGCTATCTCCTATACGTGTCGGAGATGCTGAACGACTACGTGTTGAGGAATATAGATACGCCCAGCATCGAGGCATGGGTAGTTACGAGCTGCCCCAGGCTCCCTATAGACGACTTCCACAGCTATGAGAAACCAGTTCTAACCCCCGGAGAGGCTAGGATGGCGCTCCAGGGCCGGCTAGAGCCATACATATTCCCGTGGTAG
- a CDS encoding METTL5 family protein, whose product MPRVSEVARLVERAAPRIPDPSPRLEQYTTPGDIAARLANWIALHEDLDSSRIADLGAGTCRLSVALALYGAWYIIGVDADPRLAGYCREAFSAIGSASLHGYIVSVIERGNGPLRRRAVDLVVMNPPFGVQRKGMDTVFLEYAMSLGVERIYAILKTGNEQYHSRLAAKHGYSHRVLYRERFPIPATMEHHRSRMRRVIVNVAVFEKI is encoded by the coding sequence ATGCCGCGGGTATCCGAGGTCGCCCGCCTGGTCGAGAGGGCCGCGCCCAGGATACCTGATCCGTCGCCTCGACTAGAACAATACACTACGCCCGGCGATATAGCGGCTAGGCTTGCCAACTGGATCGCTCTACACGAGGACCTGGACTCCAGTAGGATAGCGGATTTGGGAGCCGGTACCTGCAGGTTATCCGTAGCCCTGGCATTGTATGGCGCCTGGTATATTATCGGTGTCGATGCCGACCCACGCCTCGCAGGCTACTGCCGAGAGGCGTTCTCTGCCATAGGCTCGGCCTCCCTGCATGGCTATATAGTCTCTGTAATCGAGAGGGGCAACGGCCCCCTACGCCGGCGCGCAGTAGATCTAGTCGTGATGAATCCCCCATTCGGGGTACAACGCAAGGGGATGGACACGGTTTTCCTAGAGTACGCGATGTCCCTCGGAGTTGAACGGATCTACGCTATACTAAAAACCGGTAATGAACAATACCATTCCCGGCTGGCCGCGAAGCACGGATACAGCCATAGAGTGCTCTATAGGGAGCGGTTCCCCATACCAGCTACCATGGAGCACCACAGGTCCAGGATGAGAAGGGTGATAGTGAATGTCGCAGTCTTTGAGAAGATTTAG